The following coding sequences lie in one Capsicum annuum cultivar UCD-10X-F1 chromosome 5, UCD10Xv1.1, whole genome shotgun sequence genomic window:
- the LOC107872670 gene encoding transcription factor FAMA, with the protein MDKGENSQANSLPTSFQIVIGETSSNTDNQMVDYMLNPHSTQQQQQQQQQQNQSLLGFLPSNSSLDKLSFADVMQFADFGPKLALNQTKVVSEEDAGGIDPVYFLKFPVLNEKNVHEDDGDDDDDQEGLMVQQSDQEKFKLVVDQEGGKEKSENVIVVERGHEGKNNKRKRPRIKTNEEVESQRMTHIAVERNRRKQMNEHLRVLRSLMPGSYVQRGDQASIIGGAIEFVRELEQLLQCLESQKRRRIYGDNSTPPTRPLGDSSNIQPPQPQPQPMPINQNPSSTHNHQPPLLLPLPNEYIEAGIQEEIAESKSCLADVEVKLLGFDAMIKILSRRRPGQLIKAIASLEDMQLSILHTNITTIEQTVLYTFNVKISGETRYTANDIANSIQQIFSFIHAEIAPYDIN; encoded by the exons ATGGACAAAGGAGAAAATAGCCAG GCTAATTCTTTGCCTACATCTTTTCAAATTGTAATTGGTGAAACCTCATCAAATACCGACAATCAAATGGTTGATTACATGCTTAATCCACATTctacacaacaacaacagcaacaacagcaaCAGCAGAACCAGagtttgttagggtttttgccctcgAATTCTTCTCTTGACAAGTTGAGCTTTGCGGATGTGATGCAATTCGCGGATTTTGGACCTAAATTGGCCTTGAATCAAACCAAGGTAGTCTCAGAGGAAGATGCAGGAGGGATTGATCCTGTGTACTTCCTTAAGTTCCCCGTTCTAAACGAGAAGAATGTGCATGaagatgatggtgatgatgatgatgatcaagAAGGGTTAATGGTACAACAAAGTGATCAAGAGAAGTTTAAGTTAGTAGTAGATCAAGAAGgtggaaaagaaaaaagtgaaaatgttattgttgttgaaagaGGTCATGAAGGGAAGAACAATAAGAGAAAGAGGCCAAGAATTAAGACAAATGAAGAAGTTGAAAGCCAAAGAATGACACACATTGCTGTTGAGAGGAATAGAAGGAAGCAAATGAATGAACATCTTCGTGTGTTGAGGTCACTCATGCCTGGCTCTTATGTTCAAAGG GGAGATCAAGCATCTATCATTGGTGGAGCAATTGAATTTGTTAGAGAATTGGAACAACTCTTACAATGCCTTGAGTcacaaaagagaagaagaatctATGGAGATAATAGTACTCCACCAACAAGGCCATTAGGTGATTCATCAAATATACAACCACCACAACCACAACCACAACCAATGCCAATTAATCAAAACCCTAGTAGTACTCATAATCATCAACCACCATTGTTGTTACCACTTCCAAATGAGTATATTGAAGCTGGAATTCAAGAAGAAATAGCTGAGAGTAAGTCTTGTTTGGCTGATGTTGAAGTGAAACTTTTAGGGTTTGATGCAATGATAAAGATTCTATCAAGAAGAAGACCAGGACAACTCATAAAGGCAATTGCTTCATTAGAAGATATGCAACTTAGTATTCTTCATACAAATATTACTACAATTGAACAAACTGTTCTCTACACATTCAATGTCAAG aTTTCTGGTGAAACGAGGTATACAGCTAATGATATAGCAAACTCAATCCAGCAAATATTCAGTTTCATTCATGCTGAAATAGCCCCATATGATATCAACTAA
- the LOC107871272 gene encoding 60S ribosomal protein L13a-4 isoform X1: protein MVSGSGISARRIVVDARHHMLGRLSSILAKELLNGQRVVVVRCEEICLSGGLVRQKMKYLRFLRKRMNTKPSHGPIHFRAPSKILWRTIRGMIPHKTKRGAAALARLKVYEGVPPPYDKIKRMVIPDALKVLRLQAGHKYCLLGKLSSEVGWNHYDTIKELEDKRKERAQVTYERRKQLAKLRVKAEKAAEEKLGPQLAVIEPIKY from the exons ATGGTTTCCGGTTCAGGAATCTCGGCTAGGAGAATCGTGGTCGATGCTCGTCACCATATGCTTGGTAGACTTTCATCGATTTTAGCTAAGGAATTGTTGAATGGACAAAGAGTTGTTGTTGTTAGATGTGAAGAAATTTGTTTATCTGGTGGACTTGTTAGGCAGAAAATGAAGTATCTTAGGTTTTTAAGGAAGAGAATGAATACTAAGCCTTCTCATGGGCCTATTCACTTTCGTGCTCCTTCCAAAATTCTCTGGAGGACCATCCGTGG GATGATTCCCCACAAAACCAAGCGTGGAGCTGCTGCTCTTGCTCGCTTAAAGGTTTATGAGGGTGTTCCACCACCATACGACAAGATCAAGAGGATGGTCATTCCTGATGCTCTCAA GGTATTGAGACTTCAAGCTGGACACAAATACTGTCTCTTGGGTAAGCTATCATCAGAGGTTGGATGGAACCATTACGACACTATCAAG GAGCTCGAGGACAAGAGAAAGGAGAGAGCCCAGGTCACTTATGAGAGGAGAAAGCAGCTGGCCAAACTCAGGGTTAAGGCTGAAAAGGCTGCCGAGGAGAAGCTCGGTCCTCAACTTGCAGTTATCGAACCAATCAAGTATTAG
- the LOC107871272 gene encoding 60S ribosomal protein L13a-4 (The RefSeq protein has 4 frameshifts compared to this genomic sequence), producing MVSGSGISARRIVVDARHHMLGRLSSILAKELLNGQRVVVVRCEEICLSGGLVRQKMKYLRFLRKRMNTKPSHGPIHFRAPSKILWRTIRGMIPHKTKRGAAALARLKVYEGVPPPYDKIKRMVIPDALKVLRLQAGHKYCLLGKLSSEVGWNHYDTIKELEDKRKERAQVTYERRKQLAKLRVKAERLPRRSSVLNLQLSNQSVLECNRNLSLVKFAGY from the exons ATGGTTTCCGGTTCAGGAATCTCGGCTAGGAGAATCGTGGTCGATGCTCGTCACCATATGCTTGGTAGACTTTCATCGATTTTAGCTAAGGAATTGTTGAATGGACAAAGAGTTGTTGTTGTTAGATGTGAAGAAATTTGTTTATCTGGTGGACTTGTTAGGCAGAAAATGAAGTATCTTAGGTTTTTAAGGAAGAGAATGAATACTAAGCCTTCTCATGGGCCTATTCACTTTCGTGCTCCTTCCAAAATTCTCTGGAGGACCATCCGTGG GATGATTCCCCACAAAACCAAGCGTGGAGCTGCTGCTCTTGCTCGCTTAAAGGTTTATGAGGGTGTTCCACCACCATACGACAAGATCAAGAGGATGGTCATTCCTGATGCTCTCAA GGTATTGAGACTTCAAGCTGGACACAAATACTGTCTCTTGGGTAAGCTATCATCAGAGGTTGGATGGAACCATTACGACACTATCAAG GAGCTCGAGGACAAGAGAAAGGAGAGAGCCCAGGTCACTTATGAGAGGAGAAAGCAGCTGGCCAAACTCAGGGTTAAGGCTGAAA GGCTGCCGAGGAGAAGCTCGGTCCTCAACTTGCAGTTATCGAACCAATCA GTATTAGAGTGTAACCGTAATTTATCTCTA GTGAAATTT GCCGGATATTGA
- the LOC107872133 gene encoding probable pectinesterase 29 has translation MISNLPTIYVDPFGHGNYSTVQSAIDSVPQYNENWICIYIKAGTYREQVKIPREKPYIYLKGEGKRKTNVTWNGHDNIAIDATFISEADYTIVKSITFINSYNIPPKGNVLMQAVAAMISGDKSTFYRCGFIGVQDTLWDVQGRHYFKLCTIVGAVDFIFGDGQSIYERCIISVNAGVLNGIIGSITAQGRTSLNDQSGFVFKDSAIFGNGLTLLGRPWRAYARVLFYNCSMSNIVVPQGWSAWNFIGHENHLTFCEVNCNGIGSNTRQRVPWKAKLSQHELQKLTSLSFIDGEDWIMSQPLKVL, from the exons atgataagtaaTTTACCAACAATATATGTTGATCCATTTGGTCATGGAAATTATTCAACTGTTCAATCAGCAATTGATTCTGTTCCTCAATATAACGAAAATTGGATATGTATTTACATCAAAGCTGGAACATATAG GGAACAAGTAAAAATCCCTAGAGAGAAGCCATATATCTATCTCAaaggagaaggaaaaagaaaaacaaatgtgACATGGAATGGTCATGACAATATTGCTATTGATGCTACATTCATCTCTGAAGCTGATTATACAATTGTTAAGAGCATAACATTTATa AATTCTTATAACATTCCTCCAAAAGGAAATGTTTTGATGCAAGCAGTGGCAGCAATGATTTCTGGAGATAAATCAACATTTTATAGATGTGGATTTATTGGAGTACAAGATACATTATGGGACGTACAAGGAAGACACTATTTCAAGCTTTGCACTATTGTTGGAGCTGTTGATTTCATCTTTGGTGATGGCCAATCTATTTATGAG AGATGTATTATATCAGTAAATGCAGGAGTATTAAATGGAATAATAGGATCAATTACAGCACAAGGAAGAACAAGTTTAAATGATCAAAGTGGATTTGTTTTCAAAGATAGTGCAATTTTTGGAAATGGACTTACTCTTTTAGGAAGGCCATGGAGGGCATATGCTAGGGTACTTTTCTATAATTGTTCCATGTCAAATATTGTTGTTCCACAAGGTTGGTCTGCTTGGAATTTCATTGGACATGA GAATCACTTGACATTTTGTGAAGTAAATTGCAATGGAATTGGATCAAACACAAGACAAAGAGTGCCATGGAAAGCCAAGTTGAGTCAACATGAGTTACAAAAATTAA